CCGGTTGCCCGGTGGTGTTTGATGCGACCCATTCGGTGCAGTTGCCCGGCGGCGCGGGCGGCAAGAGCGGCGGCCAGCGCGAATTCGTGCCGGTGCTGTCGCGTGCCGCGATGGCGGTGGGCATTTCCGGCATCTTCATGGAAACCCATCCCAACCCGGCCGAAGCGCTGTCCGACGGGCCCAACGCCTGGCCGCTGGACCAGATGCGCGCGCTGCTGGAGACGTTGATGGCCATCGATGAAGTCACCAAGCGTCGCCCGTTCCTTGAATCCCAAACCTGAGAGCCCTGCAGAACCGACATGACCGAAATCGCCAAAGTCCACGCCCGCGAAATCCTCGACAGCCGCGGCAATCCGACCCTTGAGGCCGAGATCACCCTTGCCGATGGCAGTTTTGGCCGGGCGATGGTGCCCTCCGGTGCGTCCACCGGCGCCAAGGAAGCCGTGGAGCTGCGCGACGGCGACAAGACCCGCTACCTGGGCAAGGGCGTGCGCACCGCGGTGGAGAACGTCAACACCACCATCGCCAAGGCACTGGTCGGGCTGGATGCGGCCGACCAGGGCGGCATCGACCGGCGCCTGATCGATCTGGACGGCACCCGCAACAAGGGCCGCCTGGGCGCGAACGCGTTGCTGGGGGTGTCGATGGCCAATGCCCACGCGATGGCCGCCAGTCGCCGCCTGCCGCTGTGGAAGTACCTGGCCGGTGACCGCCGCGGCGTGCTGCCGGTGCCGATGATGAACATCATCAATGGCGGCGCGCACGCCGACAACAACGTCGACCTGCAGGAGTTCATGATCCTGCCGGTCGGCTTTGACAGCTTCTCCGAGAGCCTGCGCGCGGGCACGGAGGTGTTCCACGCGCTCAAGTCGGTGCTCAAGGGCCGCGGCCTGAGCACCTCGGTGGGCGACGAGGGCGGCTTCGCGCCGGACCTGCGCAGCAACGAGGAAGCGCTGGAAACCATCCTGGAGGCGATCGGCAAGGCGGGCTACAAGGCCGGCGACGACATCCTGCTCGGCCTGGACGTTGCCTCCAGCGAGTTCTACGAGAACGGCAAGTACCACCTGACCGGCGAGGGCAAGCGCCTGACCTCGGAGCAGTTCGTCGAGTTCCTGGCCGGCTGGTGCGCGCAGTACCCGATCATCAGCATCGAGGACGGCATGGACGAGAACGACTGGGACGGCTGGAAGCAGCTGACCGACGCGCTGGGCAGGAAGGTCCAGCTGGTCGGGGACGACCTGTTCGTGACCAATCCGGAGATCTTCCAGCAGGGCATCGACCGCCACATCGCCAACGCGATCCTGATCAAGGTCAACCAGATCGGCACCTTGACCGAGACGCTGGAAGCGATTTCCATGGCCGACCGCGCCGGTTACGCCGCGGTGGTATCGCATCGTTCCGGCGAGACCGAGGACACCACGATCGCCGACATCGCCGTGGCGACCACGGCAACCCAGATCAAGACCGGCTCGCTGTGCCGCAGCGACCGCGTCGCCAAGTACAACCAGCTGCTGCGGATCGAGGAGCAGCTCGGCGACGCGGCGACCTACGCCGGCCGCGACGCGTTCGTGTCGCTGCAGGGCTGACACCCGCGCAT
This genomic interval from Lysobacter ciconiae contains the following:
- the eno gene encoding phosphopyruvate hydratase, which produces MTEIAKVHAREILDSRGNPTLEAEITLADGSFGRAMVPSGASTGAKEAVELRDGDKTRYLGKGVRTAVENVNTTIAKALVGLDAADQGGIDRRLIDLDGTRNKGRLGANALLGVSMANAHAMAASRRLPLWKYLAGDRRGVLPVPMMNIINGGAHADNNVDLQEFMILPVGFDSFSESLRAGTEVFHALKSVLKGRGLSTSVGDEGGFAPDLRSNEEALETILEAIGKAGYKAGDDILLGLDVASSEFYENGKYHLTGEGKRLTSEQFVEFLAGWCAQYPIISIEDGMDENDWDGWKQLTDALGRKVQLVGDDLFVTNPEIFQQGIDRHIANAILIKVNQIGTLTETLEAISMADRAGYAAVVSHRSGETEDTTIADIAVATTATQIKTGSLCRSDRVAKYNQLLRIEEQLGDAATYAGRDAFVSLQG